In Quercus lobata isolate SW786 unplaced genomic scaffold, ValleyOak3.0 Primary Assembly Scq3eQI_1838, whole genome shotgun sequence, the following are encoded in one genomic region:
- the LOC115973516 gene encoding disease resistance protein TAO1-like, whose translation MASSSSSFPSSSISSTSKWTYDVFLSFSGEDTRNTATDFIYYALVEKGINTFKDNQKLEKGKTIKPKLLRAIKESKFAIVILSENYAFSTWCLDELVEIIDCETKKEITVFPIFYNVDPSDVRKQIGTFSLVKHEKHFKEKVETWKAALSHVADLAGYHVKNSPLSTAIKSIAGLISRKLCREFSEVTEGLIGIESSLLELESYLAFWLKNEVRFIGIWAMGGMGKTTLAEVAYKMYSKEFELARKRDWFGRGSRIIITTRDKHLLETHLIDQMYEVKALKNEDALHLFCSKAFKNKLVPDEYLKLSKGFLNYVAGHPLALIVLGSFLYKRSAVEWENEFEKLKEQPKLDVIRVLKISYDGLERQDQEIFKDTACFLNHEKEDYVVQILKNHLGRYLGLSNLIDKSLLKISKNNELWMHDLVENMGRDIVRQESLEPGERSRLWLYKDIDHVLKNNTGTKNVKAMDIKGAKDTSIYHEEKDACWRPQGLAPLVTLQGWVLNALSWQGLALLVTLWGWVQRTLSWEGFTSSKKPEGLLRDPNTFLKMYNLKFLRIHSVSLQLDTSHLPNGLSYLECNDYPLKSLHSLPAGLGELRLLRSKLKLLWVGMKIFENLKSINMDGSLELIISPDFNGVPNLEELILARCSNLRRLHPSIGKLKKLKLLDLKGYLELTSLPEKFEMESLVTLNLTHCLKVKKISDTICSLTSLNNLYLSGCSKFDKLPEDLGNIVSLKKLHLSGTTIKELPSSIECLIGLTSLHLRDCKKIDKLPKDLGNVVSLEMLDLSGTAITELPLSIEFLIGLGRLHLDGCPKFVNLPKNLGNLKHLNWLCLQGTAIAVLTSSIECMAALK comes from the exons ATGGCTTCAAGTTCATCATCTTTCCCAAGTTCTTCTATTTCTTCTACCAGCAAATGGACGTATGATGTTTTCCTGAGTTTCAGTGGTGAGGACACTCGCAATACTGCTACGGACTTTATATATTATGCATTAGTAGAGAAGGGCATTAACACTTTTAAGGACAATCAAaaacttgagaaaggaaaaactattAAACCAAAACTCCTCAGAGCTATCAAAGAATCCAAATTTGCCATAGTCATTCTCTcagaaaattatgcattttccaCTTGGTGCTTAGATGAACTTGTAGAGATCATTGACTGCGAgacaaaaaaggaaataacaGTTTTCCCTATTTTTTACAATGTGGATCCATCTGATGTGCGAAAACAAATAGGAACTTTTTCACTTgttaaacatgaaaaacattTCAAGGAGAAGGTGGAAACATGGAAAGCTGCTTTGAGTCATGTGGCCGATCTTGCCGGATATCATGTAAAGAAtag TCCTCTCTCTACAGCTATCAAAAGCATTGCGGGACTAATATCACGAAAATTGTGTCGTGAATTCTCAGAAGTTACTGAGGGCTTGATTGGAATAGAGTCTTCATTGTTGGAATTGGAgtcatatttagctttttggTTAAAGAATGAAGTTCGCTTTATAGGGATTTGGGCGATGGGGGGAATGGGGAAGACAACCCTCGCCGAAGTTGCCTATAAGATGTATTCTAAAGAATTTGAA TTAGCTAGGAAGCGTGATTGGTTTGGTCGGGGTAGTAGAATTATCATAACAACAAGAGATAAGCACTTGTTAGAGACACATTTAATAGATCAAATGTATGAAGTTAAAGCATTGAAAAATGAAGATGCTCTTCATCTTTTTTGTTCAAAAGCTTTTAAAAACAAACTTGTCCCAGATGAATATTTAAAACTGTCCAAAGGTTTTTTGAATTATGTTGCCGGTCATCCTTTAGCTCTTATAGTTTTGGGTTCATTTTTGTATAAAAGAAGTGCTGTTGAATGGGAAAATGAGTTTGAGAAGCTCAAAGAACAACCCAAGCTAGATGTTATCCGAGTactaaaaataagttatgatgGACTTGAAAGGCAAGATCAAGAAATATTCAAAGATACTGCATGCTTCCTTAATCACGAGAAGGAAGATTATGTAgtacaaatactaaaaaatcaTCTTGGCCGCTATCTTGGATTATCCAATCTCATTGACAAATCTCTcttgaaaatttctaaaaataatgaattgtGGATGCATGATTTAGTAGAAAATATGGGTAGGGACATAGTTCGTCAAGAGTCCCTTGAGCCTGGGGAGCGCAGTAGACTGTGGCTTTATAAGGATATTGATCATGTGTTGAAAAACAATACG gGAACAAAAAACGTTAAAGCCATGGATATAAAGGGAGCCAAGGATACAAGTATTTATCATGAAGAAAAAGACGCATGTTGGAGGCCACAAGGGTTAGCTCCATTGGTGACACTTCAGGGGTGGGTCCTAAACGCTCTATCTTGGCAAGGGTTAGCTCTATTGGTTACTCTTTGGGGATGGGTACAAAGGACCTTATCTTGGGAAGGTTTCACATCATCAAAAAAACCAGAAGGGCTACTTAGGGACCCTAACACCTTTTTGAAGATGTATAATCTTAAATTTCTGAGAATTCATAGTGTTTCGTTGCAACTTGACACTTCACATTTACCTAATGGTTTAAGCTATTTGGAATGCAATGATTATCCTTTAAAATCATTGCATTCTTTGCCAGCTGGGCTTGGAGAACTTCGTTTGCTGCGTAGCAAACTTAAACTACTTTGGGTAGGAATGAAG atttttgaaaatttaaagtcCATCAATATGGATGGCTCCTTGGAGCTAATTATCAGCCCTGACTTCAATGGAGTACCAAATCTTGAGGAGTTAATTCTTGCCCGATGTTCAAATTTACGCAGGCTTCATCCATCCATTGGCAAACTGAAAAAGCTTAAACTTCTTGATCTAAAAGGGTACCTAGAACTAACTAGTCTTCCAGAGAAGTTTGAAATGGAATCTCTTGTGACTCTTAATCTTACTCATTGTTTAAAAGTCAAGAAAATTTCTGACACCATTTGTAGCTTGACATCGCTTAACAATCTTTATCTTTCTGGATGCTCAAAATTTGACAAATTGCCAGAGGACTTGGGGAATATCGTAAGTCTAAAGAAGCTTCATTTGAGTGGAACAACTATAAAAGAGCTGCCTTCATCAATTGAATGCTTGATTGGCCTTACTTCATTGCATCTAAGagattgcaaaaaaattgacaaattgcCAAAGGACTTGGGGAATGTTGTAAGTCTAGAGATGCTTGATTTGAGTGGAACAGCTATAACGGAGCTACCTTTGTCAATCGAATTTTTGATTGGCCTTGGTAGATTGCATCTAGATGGATGCCCAAAATTTGTCAACTTGCCAAAGAACTTAGGGAATCTCAAACATCTGAATTGGCTTTGTTTGCAAGGAACAGCAATAGCAGTTTTGACATCATCTATTGAATGTATGGCTGCCCTTAAGTAA